A single region of the Garra rufa chromosome 20, GarRuf1.0, whole genome shotgun sequence genome encodes:
- the chchd4a gene encoding mitochondrial intermembrane space import and assembly protein 40: protein MSYCKQEGKDRIIFVTKEDHEAPSNAELIEDDPNDPYEDHGLILPNGDINWNCPCLGGMASGPCGQQFKEAFSCFHYSKEEVKGSECVENFRSMQECMQKYPELYPQEDDSAPSGGADSAPTESTDSLPTSSPDSTPAATENPAAS, encoded by the exons ATGTCGTACTGCAAGCAGGAAG GTAAAGATCGCATCATATTTGTCACCAAGGAGGATCATGAAGCACCCAGTAACGCTGAGCTTATCGAAGATGATCCGAATGATCCGTATGAGGATCACG GTCTTATTCTCCCCAATGGTGACATAAACTGGAACTGCCCGTGTTTAGGCGGCATGGCCAGTGGCCCATGTGGACAACAGTTCAAAGAAGCCTTTTCTTGTTTCCACTATAGCAAAGAGGAAGTAAAAGGTTCCGAGTGTGTGGAAAACTTCAGGAGTATGCAAGAATGTATGCAGAAATATCCTGAGCTCTACCCTCAGGAAGACGACAGCGCCCCCTCTGGCGGGGCGGATTCTGCACCTACTGAATCCACTGACTCTCTCCCTACATCCTCTCCTGATTCAACACCAGCAGCCACAGAAAACCCAGCAGCTAGCTAA